One genomic segment of Impatiens glandulifera chromosome 6, dImpGla2.1, whole genome shotgun sequence includes these proteins:
- the LOC124942021 gene encoding WRKY transcription factor 22-like, with the protein MDYDWDLHAVVRSCNNAATTTTTTAAVSTTTTSGAATSNAAVATSCILNFQNQFHLNQDNNFLFLPTDPLIEPTKTQTNLQELDDLFKPFFPKSQPLFPPQDLSSSTPKTEPKQGIIPIPITISSSHHNPSAPRSKRRKHQQKRVCQVPAEGLSSDMWSWRKYGQKPIKGSPYPRGYYRCSTSKGCMARKQVERNRSDPSMFIVTYTGEHNHAMPTHRNSLAGSTRQKPVSSEVALVDVDSGNKQLSCSSPVSSASLSPATEKVLDDQDDDIDFGLDDFFEGLEEINGIPVTGDLFSDDLPAKGFSWQTNNVTTTAAGS; encoded by the exons ATGGACTACGATTGGGATCTCCACGCCGTCGTCAGAAGCTGCAATAACgccgccaccaccaccaccacaaCCGCCGCCGTCTCCACCACCACAACCTCCGGCGCCGCCACCTCGAACGCCGCCGTCGCCACCTCTTGCATACTAAATTTCCAAAACCAGTTTCATCTCAATCAAGACAACAACTTTCTATTCCTCCCAACAGATCCATTAATCGAACCAACAAAAACCCAAACAAATCTCCAAGAATTAGATGATCTCTTCAAACCCTTCTTCCCCAAATCTCAACCTTTATTCCCTCCTCAAGATCTCTCATCTTCAACTCCAAAAACAGAACCAAAACAGGGTATCATTCCAATTCCAATTACTATTTCTTCATCTCATCATAACCCATCTGCTCCAAGGTCCAAAAGAAG GAAACATCAACAAAAGAGAGTCTGTCAAGTTCCAGCTGAAGGTTTATCATCTGACATGTGGTCATGGAGAAAATATGGGCAAAAACCCATTAAAGGATCACCATATCCAAG gGGATATTATAGATGTAGTACATCAAAAGGTTGTATGGCAAGAAAACAAGTAGAAAGAAATAGATCCGACCCATCAATGTTTATAGTTACATACACTGGTGAACATAATCATGCTATGCCAACTCACCGGAATTCTCTCGCCGGAAGTACTCGTCAGAAACCTGTCTCATCGGAGGTAGCGTTAGTCGATGTAGATTCCGGTAACAAACAGTTATCTTGTTCATCACCTGTTTCGTCGGCGAGTCTTTCTCCGGCGACTGAGAAAGTATTGGATGATCAAGATGATGATATTGACTTTGGTCTTGATGATTTCTTTGAGGGTTTGGAAGAGATTAATGGTATTCCGGTGACCGGAGATTTGTTTTCCGATGATTTACCGGCTAAAGGGTTTTCATGGCAGACAAATAATGTAACAACGACAGCCGCCGGCAGTTGA